In Candidatus Palauibacter scopulicola, the genomic window CGGCTCGTCACGGCCCGCCCGCGTTGGGTCGACAAGGTGGTGCGGCTGGGCATGACTAGAGCTCCGCGCTGGAGCCGTGCAACAGCGTCGCGGCCCAGTGCACGACGGTCTCGGCGATTTCGAGAGCTTCGAGGTACTGCGCCTCGGAGACGGGCACTCCCGGACCCGGATAGCGAGTTGCGACGGCATAGGGGGTGAGGCGTCCGACGCGGCGAACGTCCGGCGGAATCGGTTCCCCGTGCGACTCCAGGAGATGGAGCAGATGCGCCAAGTCATGCACATAGGGGAACTCGACGTCGCGCGATAGCAGCACGCCCTTCAGCGCTTTCTCCGCTGCCTGCTGGGCGTTGAAGCAGAGATCCTCCAGGTAGATGCCGGGGAGGCGGTTCCGGGCCTGGGTGAGATTGCTCCGGGCGCGGCTGAGCCACTCGTGCGGGTCGGTCGATGGATGCCGCTCAGGCGGCGTCATAGACCACCCGGCCTTCCCGGAGCGCCGGCTTGATGACGAACGCGTGCGTGTCTCGATAGCGTTCGACATCGCCGGGGGTTACGACGACGACATCGACTGCGGCCGCGACGCCATAAAGTTCCTCGTAGATGTCGCCCATCACATCCCAGTTGTTGTCGCACTGCTTGATGACGAGAAGGTCCACATCGCTGTGCGGGCCCATCTCGCCTCGGGCAGCGGAGCCGAAGAGTATGATCCTCTTCGGTTGAGAGGCGATGACAATTCGCCGGACGATCTCGTCCAGCGTCGCATCGTCGAGCGACTTCAACTCCCGGTTCATGGGTCGAACGTATTCGGATTCGACCCGACCGGCGATGGCAATGCGAGGCCCGGGGAAGTCGGCCAGGCGGTTGGAACAGGGAGAAGTTTGCCTCGGCGTCAGGCGTCGGACATGGTGTGTGAGGCGCGGCGGACGAGGCGCCCCGCGCCCGTCGGATCACCGAATCCTCGACCCGGAGGTATCCATGACGAACACGCTCGTGCGACCCCGCCGTCCCGACGCGCGACCCGCTTTCCTGGTGGCATGCGCCGTGGCTTGGTCCATGTGGTCCGTCTGGTCGGCGCTTGCGGCCATGCCGCTGTCCGCACAGGAGGCTGTTGGTGGACAGGCTGGCGTGCGGGGTGAGGTCTCCGCGACCCTCGACGCGCTCCACGAGGCGGCCTCGGAGGCCGACTTCGACCGCTACTTCAGTCTCTACGCCGGCGAGGCCGTCTTCCTCGGCACCGACGCGACCGAGCGCTGGACGCGCGAAGAGTTCATGGACTACACGAGGGCCCGCTTCGACACGGGCACCGGCTGGACCTACCACATGCTCGAGCGCCATATCGCGATCGCGCCCGGCGGGCGCACCGCATGGTTCGACGAGCGCCTCGAAAACGCCAACCTCGGCGAAACGCGCGGCAGCGGCGTGCTGGTGATGGAAGATGGGGGGTGGAAGATCGCCCAGTACAACCTCACGATCCCGATTCCCAACGAGATGGCCCGCGAGGTCGCCCAGCGGATCCGGGCACTGACGGGCGGCGGCTAGGCTCTGATCTCGAAGCGCCCGTTGCCGGGCGAGAACCGGATCGCGTCGGTGTCGAAGGCGCCGCCGAGCGCGCCGCTTCGGCTCAGAGCGTCCGGTGTGCCGACCGAAAAGCCGCCTTCACCGTCGAGCAGCCAGACGCTGTCGGCGAGCTGAAGCGACAGGTCGAGGTCGTGGCTCGACAGCAGCACGATCTTTCCCTTCTCCCTGGCCTGGGCCCGCAGGAGGGCCATGATCTCGACCCGGCTCGGCAGATCGAGGAAGGCCGTGATCTCATCAAGGACCATGAGATGAGGGGTCTGTGCGAGCGCGCGCGCAATCATGACGCGCTGTCGCTCACCGTCGCTGAGGTCGCTGAAGAAGCGCCGCAGGAACGGCTCGACGTCCGTGACCGCGACCGCATCGCCGATCGCGTCCCTGTCGTCGTCCGCCAGTCCGCCCTGCCAGCCCGTGAAGGGCTGCCGGGCGAGGGCGATCACGTCATCCACGCGGAGCCCCGGATTGAACTGCCGCTCGGTCAGCACTACGGCGATGCGGCGCGCGCGGGTCGCCGGCCGCATGGACGCAACGTCCTCGCCGCCGAGCCGCACGATGCCGCCGAGCGACGCTTGCAGCCCCGCGATCGTGCGCATGAGGGTCGATTTCCCGGACCCGTTGCGGCCGAGGATGCAGACGAAGTCGCCGGGAGCGGCCGCGAGGTCGATGCCGGAGAGGACAACGCCCCGCGCGTTGCGGTAGCCCACCGCGAGAGACTGCAGATCCAGCATCAGCGCCACTGCCTCACGGCCGGCGAGAAGATCAGGATGAGGATCACGACCGGAGCGCCGACGATGGCGAGGATCGCGTTCAGGTGCAGAAAGTGCTGTTCCCACGGCGCATGGATGATCGCGTCGCCGGCGAGGGCAAGCAGCGCCCCGCCGAGTGCCGCGAGGGGGAGGAGCGGGAGGATCCGCGCCGTTCCGGCCAGCGCCCGGGCGAAGTGGGGCGCAATGAGCCCGACGAAGCTCACCGGCCCACAGAAGGCCACGACGGGCGCCACGAGGAGAACGGTTGCCGCAAGTACGGCATGTCGTAACGCCGTCACCTTGACACCGAGGCTGCGGGCGTAGGTCTCGCCGAGCAGAAGCGAGCTGAGCGGTTTCGCCGTCGCGACGGCGGCGCAGACACCGATGACGATCGGCAGCGCGAGCCACGGCAACGCTTCGGGCGCCACACCGGCAAAGCTCGCATCCTGCCATCCGCCGTACACGCGACCGCCGGCGCGGGCCGCGAAGTGAAGCAAAACGCTCGTGAGGCCCTGGGAGGTGAACCCGAGCATGAGGCCGATGACGAGCAGCGTGATGGCGCCGACGCGGCGCCCGATCGCAAGCATGACGAACGCCGCGATCGCGACGCCCGAGGCGGCCGCGAGCGTGATGCTGGGGCCCTCGAAAAAGGTGAGGAAGGACACGGCCGCGGGACCCGCGAAAGCCGCCGCGGTCACGGTGAGCGCGACCCCGAACTGGCCGCCCGCGAGGAGGCCGAGCGACCATGCGTCGGCGACCGGGTTGCGGAAGAGGGCCTGCATCAGCACCCCGGCCATGCCGAGCGCGCCGCCGGCGATGATCGC contains:
- a CDS encoding nuclear transport factor 2 family protein, coding for MTNTLVRPRRPDARPAFLVACAVAWSMWSVWSALAAMPLSAQEAVGGQAGVRGEVSATLDALHEAASEADFDRYFSLYAGEAVFLGTDATERWTREEFMDYTRARFDTGTGWTYHMLERHIAIAPGGRTAWFDERLENANLGETRGSGVLVMEDGGWKIAQYNLTIPIPNEMAREVAQRIRALTGGG
- a CDS encoding HEPN domain-containing protein; protein product: MTPPERHPSTDPHEWLSRARSNLTQARNRLPGIYLEDLCFNAQQAAEKALKGVLLSRDVEFPYVHDLAHLLHLLESHGEPIPPDVRRVGRLTPYAVATRYPGPGVPVSEAQYLEALEIAETVVHWAATLLHGSSAEL
- a CDS encoding ABC transporter ATP-binding protein; translation: MLDLQSLAVGYRNARGVVLSGIDLAAAPGDFVCILGRNGSGKSTLMRTIAGLQASLGGIVRLGGEDVASMRPATRARRIAVVLTERQFNPGLRVDDVIALARQPFTGWQGGLADDDRDAIGDAVAVTDVEPFLRRFFSDLSDGERQRVMIARALAQTPHLMVLDEITAFLDLPSRVEIMALLRAQAREKGKIVLLSSHDLDLSLQLADSVWLLDGEGGFSVGTPDALSRSGALGGAFDTDAIRFSPGNGRFEIRA
- a CDS encoding iron chelate uptake ABC transporter family permease subunit, translated to MSARVSTSAAALVAALAALSLLTLTYGQIALPLADTLGALTGTQSTDLARQIVLDIRLPRVAAAIIAGGALGMAGVLMQALFRNPVADAWSLGLLAGGQFGVALTVTAAAFAGPAAVSFLTFFEGPSITLAAASGVAIAAFVMLAIGRRVGAITLLVIGLMLGFTSQGLTSVLLHFAARAGGRVYGGWQDASFAGVAPEALPWLALPIVIGVCAAVATAKPLSSLLLGETYARSLGVKVTALRHAVLAATVLLVAPVVAFCGPVSFVGLIAPHFARALAGTARILPLLPLAALGGALLALAGDAIIHAPWEQHFLHLNAILAIVGAPVVILILIFSPAVRQWR
- a CDS encoding nucleotidyltransferase domain-containing protein, giving the protein MNRELKSLDDATLDEIVRRIVIASQPKRIILFGSAARGEMGPHSDVDLLVIKQCDNNWDVMGDIYEELYGVAAAVDVVVVTPGDVERYRDTHAFVIKPALREGRVVYDAA